The window TGGTAAAACCATCCGCGTTGGCGGCTACACCGGCAATCAGGATTACGACAAAGGCAACAAATCCGGCACCCTGACCATCCAGGTGGGAAACAATATCACCGTCATGGTCGAAGGCGACGATATCGAAGATCCGGAGATCCTGAAAACCTTTGCCGAATTGATAGACCTGGCCAAGCTGGAAAAGTCTTTCTAAAAGCCGGAGTCTGGCGGAGCCAGAACAATCCGGACCAAAACCACAAACGTTTCTAAAGGGGAGTTTGCCTCCCCTTTTTGCTTTTTGACATATTCAGAGAGCCGCAAAGCTACTGAGCGCTTTTTGTACCTGACTTGGAGAACCAACATGAAGGAAATGAACATCAAACTGAGGCCGGAAACTCCGGCAGACTTCAGACGGGTGGAAGAGATCACCCACTCGATTTGAAAGAGAGCCTTTTGTATCAGTCAGCGATTTTCTGGAGTCCATGCTCGTTCCTCGCTCGACTCCAGGATGAAGCTTGGACTTCGAACTCAAAACTCCAAACCCCAAAAAACCCTTCAAAACCACTCGTTCCCAAACACATTAACCATATGCGTATTTGCTTATTTAGCAATATCTTATCACAACATATCGCCTTTCTCCACCCATCTGGCTCCCCTTATCAATACGGTGTCAATACGGACTCATTACGGACAAAGTCCGTAATGAGTCCGTATTGATAGCGTATTGATAAGGAGGGCGAGGGCTGGGTCACTCTTCCTTAATAAGCAAAACGCAGAAGCAATCGAGGCCAAGCCATGTTTTTCATGATATGCTGCTTCCCAGCCAGCCGATAAGCTGGCTCGGTGTGACAACAATCCATCCTTCTGTCCTGGACTTATGCCAAGAGTAAGGAAAGGACTCAGTTCTGTACAGTTCAGTTCACTCCGCGGGAGGGAACCACTTGTCCTTTATCTTTTGCAGGGAACCGTCCTGCTGGAGCTGGGCGAAAGCTTCCTGCCATTTTGCCACTACGGCGGGATCTGTGGCTTTGGAGATGGTGATGTAGTATTCGGTGCTCATCACGTCAAAAATGGGTTTCAGGGCATCGGGATCTATACCCGCGGACTTGGCCAGGAGGGGATAAGTGACATTCGTGAACACAGAGAGGTCGGCTTTCTTTTCGAGCAGCATCGTGATGTTTTGCTGGGGTGTGTCGGTGCTCACCAGATTGGTGAATCCTTGTTCCAGCAAATACTGCTCGGTGAACCACTTCTTGGTTGTGGCAATGATCTTCACCTCCTTGGCAGCTTCCAGATTGGGCAGTTGCAGGTCGCTTTCGGCCAGGGCATAGAAGCTTGCGGTGTGGGCGCCCAGGGGGCCAATGAAATGGAATTTGTCAGCCCGCTCGGGTGTTTTTTCCATGGTGAACAGCACCACATTGGGCTCATTGAGCGCTCTCTCGTACGCATCGTCCCATTCCAGCAATTGAGGCACAAAATTGGTTTTCAGGATCTCTTGGATCGCTCCCACCACCTCGGCCCCGTAACCGGTGACCATATCGTTTTCCATAAAGCTGAGGGGAGGATAATCTTCGGTGAGGATGGTCAGGGGAGTTTCCTTGCGGCTGCAGGCCAGGCCAAACAGCGCGAGTGCCACGACCAGCACAAAGCATAACTTTTTCATTGCTCACTCCTTGTAAGTTTTCGTTACTAATTTGGTGGTACGCTGGCTTGTCAAGAAATATTTCATCATTTCCGGAAAAACATCAGAGCTTGGTGCTTTCTTGATGCCTACAAAAGAACAATTGTCCCGGTTTCAATCCTTGTTCATCTGCAACGCGCCGGCGAAGCAAAGCTTGGTGCAGAGCGAGCAGCCGACGCATTTGTCCTTG is drawn from Candidatus Syntrophosphaera sp. and contains these coding sequences:
- a CDS encoding transporter substrate-binding domain-containing protein, with amino-acid sequence MKKLCFVLVVALALFGLACSRKETPLTILTEDYPPLSFMENDMVTGYGAEVVGAIQEILKTNFVPQLLEWDDAYERALNEPNVVLFTMEKTPERADKFHFIGPLGAHTASFYALAESDLQLPNLEAAKEVKIIATTKKWFTEQYLLEQGFTNLVSTDTPQQNITMLLEKKADLSVFTNVTYPLLAKSAGIDPDALKPIFDVMSTEYYITISKATDPAVVAKWQEAFAQLQQDGSLQKIKDKWFPPAE